CGCGCGCTTAGAGTTGCGGCTGGAGGCTGAGAGTGAAGATACAGGGGGGTGGGAGCTAAGCGTGGCACTGTGGGCCGACGCAGAGCATCCAGGGCCTGAGCTGCTGCGCGTGCCGGCGCCACCAGGGGTGCTCCTGCGCGCAGACCTACTGGGGACTGCAGTAGCCGCCAACGCATCAGTGCCCTGTACTGTGCGCCTGGCGCTGTCACTGCACCCTGGGGCCACTGCAGCCTGTGGGCGCCTGGCTGAGGCCTCCCTGCTGCTGGTGACGCTGGACCCACGCCTGTGTCCCTTGCCGCGATTGCGGCGCCACACGGAGCCCAGGGTAGAAGTTGGTCCAGTGGGCACTTGTCGTACCCGACGGTTGCATGTGAGCTTCCGTGAGGTGGGCTGGCACCGTTGGGTGATCGCGCCGCGTGGCTTCCTAGCCAACTTCTGCCAGGGCACGTGCGCACTACCCGAAACGCTGAGGGGACCCGGCGGGCCGCCTGCACTCAACCACGCTGTGCTGCGCGCGCTCATGCACGCAGCTGCTCCCACCCCGGGTGCAGGCTCGCCCTGCTGCGTGCCAGAGCGTCTATCACCCATCTCCGTGCTCTTCTTCGACAATAGTGACAACGTGGTCCTGCGACACTACGAAGACATGGTGGTGGATGAGTGTGGCTGCCGTTGACCACCCGGGACACCCTTTCAGGGACCGCCCCACGCAAAAGCAGGGACTGTTTGTTCATGTTTTATTGGTGACAAAAAGCTTAAAACAAATTTGACTAAAAATTAAGTTCCATTGCGTTGGCGCAGGTGTGCCTGGGTAGGGGTTGGGTGGCTGCCGCGGGAGGTGGGGGTCCGGGGCAGGGCGCCCAGCAATGAGGCCTCCACCCTCGATGGGGAAGAACCCGCAGGCCGTGCTCACGAGTTCGCCTGTGGCCTCTGAAGctcaaactcaaaaacaaatccTCCGGCTGCGGTGCAGGCGGTGATCCCAGGCTGCGGGGCTCAGGCTTCTCAGCGCTGCCTTTCCCGGAAGCTTCTCGCATCTCTCAGGTTTAACAGTCAGGTCTCTAGAGACAAACCGATCCAAGTACTTCCCATACTCCTTTGAAAGAATCTTTGAAGGGGGtaggggggaggaaaggaaaaccaaaaagaaaaaaaaaaaaaaccaaacaaacaaacaaaaaaaaaaaaccaaaaaaaagaaaaaaaaaagaaaaaccagaaaaacccCAAACACCgtattttctttaaatgaaacCCCTTAGCGCTGGGACCGCGCACTGATGCTCCTGGCCGCCCGCTTGGGCACAGAAACGCGAAGTTCGTCCTGCTAAAACGTAGCCCCTCAATCacgagaaacaaagaaaaagaacagcgGGGCCGGTCCTGGCGAGGCCTCTCCCTCTGGCGGGCACGGCGCTGGGCCGGCCTCGCAGCGGTGCGGGCCTCTCTCCTCTCGCCGCCCACAGGGGGCGCCCGCTCCTCGGCGCTCCGCTCTGTCGTCCTCCCTGGCCGCTCTCTGCTCGCTCTcgctcctctttcctctcctctcctcggcTGCTCACACAGTGGTGCTTCAGTTTTAGCAGTGGAAAACAggtatccatttatttttattttttattacccAGAATAAGATGCTGATAGACTAAGCCACATAGCTTAGCTCTTCCTCCGCTACCTGTGATCAGGGACAGGGTTAGAGGTGTCAGGGCCAGTAGAGGCAGGACCTGCCAACACACCATATCTACTTGCCCAGTCTGTCTGGGAAGACCCTGTTTGCACACGTGTGCAGAGAGCTGAACCCACCAGGGCACTTGCCTTCTAGTACTGGGACAGCCCGGTGACCCCGCCGTGCTGGTATGCCCGCTCTCCCTGGTATGTGGAGTCTTGTGAGAGTGCCACGTCAATCTGTGATTTAAACTCATCACCGAGGTAGCTGTCCTGAAAGGCAAAGGTAGTGTGAACATGGCCAGGAAAGCTAGTAGCCCACAGCCACCCAGTCCGCAGACCCGAGGATGGGAAGAAACCCCATACTGCAGCCAGAGTGGCAGGGTGACAGGTTCAGATCCATAGCAGTAGAGTTCATTCACCCTTCAGAAAGGCAGCATCATGGTCTCATGTGTCCCCTCACCCCTCCACCCCCTTTTCTCTGCTGTAGGATGCAGGCCCACCTGGGACAGTTCTGGCTGGGAGAGGCCAGGCTGGCTCATCTGAGAGGGCTGGCTCATGGACACGTAACCCTGTGTGAGGGCACCCTGTGAAAAGGGCTGGGAGGCCacgtcctggctggcctggctgtTGGGAAGGGTGGTCTGGCTGGGCCCAGGAAGCCCAAAGCGGTTCTTCTGGCGGCCCCCACGGCCAGTCTTGGTTTTTGGGGTGCCCCGACCTGAAAGACAGCAGTGAAATATGGCAAGGTCTACCTAAAGCTAGGAGGAGAGCCTGGGCAGTAGAGATAAAACCGCTTACCAGCTGCCGGCCCGTTGGCCTGTCCGAAGTAGCCAGGTGGCGGCATGGGAGGCATGACCAAGTTGAAGGGAATAGGGATGTTCATGGCAGCCACGTGGCTGGGGCCTGCGCTGATCATACTAATCTGGTCATGGGTCTGGAAGTACATGTTCGAGGGCCGGCCTGCAAAACATTTGAGTCAGATGCAGGGCTCCAGTGGACACTGGCTGCCATGAACTAGCTGCTGGGCCAGCCAGACAAGTAGGGAGGTCGAGTGTGTCTTGACATGCAGAGTGCTGGTAGAGGGTAAGAAATGACAGAAGGGTTGGTGAGATCTGGCCACGATGGAACTTTCTAGACAAACTTGGAAGCTTCCAGAAAGCAGAGGCCAGCCTAGCTGAGGTAGACACAGGTTTGTTGCAGGATACAAGGGCAGCAGCACTCAGGCAGACAGGTGGCCTTAGCAGTTCTAAAGGGATCATGGCCCAAACCACTAGCTGAGGCCAGAACAGCTCTTGGGGACCTGGTTGGAGAAGCTACAGAAGCTACTGGACAAGTTCCAGACGGAGGCCACCCATGGGGCAACAGGTTCGGAGTGGGACGTGGGAAGATAAACACATGGGTTCTGGCCAGGAAGACTCACCCTGGCTGCTGCGGTCATAGACAGACCCGGGGATGATGGCCTCACGGGCATCGTACATGGCAGTAGTCATGAAGCGGGCACCCTGCAGGGTGGCATAAGAGTGAGGAATGTGTCAGTCAACAGCAGCAGAGGCTAAGAGCTCCCAGCTTTCCCAGGTCCCAGGCCAGCCCCTAGGCCCACCGGGTTGACAGTGTTGACAAGTTTGCGAGGCTTGCTGAACTGCATGAGGCTCTCACGTAGGTTGTTGAGCGGCCCTTCCACTAGCGCCTTCTGTTCCTTGTAGTAGCTCAGCAGGTGATTCCACAGGGGCTGCTTCGACAGGGCCTTTGGGTTACCCACAATGATCACGCCATATCTGCAGGGCAATCAAAATGCTGAGCCCATGGCCACACCTACTGAACTCCACTGTCTAGGGTTAGCACCTTGAATGTGAAGAGCAGGATGCTAAGACATGAGGTAGCACTTAAGCAGCAGTGAGAGCTCTGGGTGTGATTCGCAGCTCTCTAAATGCCTCTCTTGATCATGAGCTCAATCTGTGTCCTATAGGATCTTGTAGTTGAGTTCTTGAAGCAGTAAGGCAGCAGGTAGGCCATAGTGCCCAGTTCTCAAGATGGGGTGCCAGCATGCACATGTACTCCCAGGACAGATATGAGTAAAATGAATCACAGGGGGGGGGCTTCTTGTTTTGGCTGGAGGGTGGATGGTAGTGATGGGCAGCGGCCTACCTTGCTCTGGTGAGAGCCACATTCAGACGCCGGGGGTCGTTTAGGAACCCAATGCCCTGATGTTCATTGGCGCGCACGCAGGACAGAATGATGAAGTCCTTCTCCCGGCCCTGGAAGGCGTCCACACTGGCAATTTCCACTTCCTGAATGAGACAAGTGTCCTGTCAGCCATATCCCGGCCCCTcgttctcctgtctcttcctttagCTGCATCATTATAGCCAGATGCTACAAGAGTCCCCAATAATAGAGATACCACAGGCCCAATGAAGCAAAGGCTGAGTAGGCTCCATGGTATAACCAACCACAGCTCTGCATCTGTCACAAGTACCATGCCCCTCAGGTGGGCCCAGCTGTCCTGCCCCTTCCTGTCTAGCCGTGGGCTGctctttctttgagacaaagCCTTACTGaacagccctggctgccttgaaGCTCTCAATCAAGGCTGACCACCTCAAATTCATGAAGACCCACCTGGTCATGTCACTGAAGTGCTGACACAGCACCACACTCTTTCTACTTTTGCCTCCAGCCAGGTCGGTAGCCCAAGGCTGACCTGTGTGTCATGACGTGTGCTCATGCGCTCTCTCCTAACTGCTGGGTATGGGGTACCTGGTAGAGCTTTGTGTGCAGGGAGCCGCTGAACTGCATGTACTGCACCAAGTAAGAGCGCTGGCCCTCGTAGGGGGTGATGATGCCGATCTGGTCAGGCTTTGCACCTGCCTTCAACAGCTTCGTAGTTATCTTCTCCACATTGGCTGCCTCCGTCCTGAGAACATCTGGCTGTCAGTGAAAAGGCTCCTCACAGGTTCCCCAGCCTGGCAGACCTCCAGTAACCAAAGGGGTTACAGGAGGCCACATGATAGTTGCCCGCCCCTGTCATTTTGAGGCCCCAGGAGAAACAAGAGCCTGTTTGCATCTTCCCTCACATGCTGTAACAAGCAGAGCAACCCAAGGAGTAAGATGCTGTGGGTCTCGGGTTGGAGCCGAGGGTGAGTGAGAATGGCTCCATACCAGAGACGCAGCTGCATACCTGTTGAGGTAGGATGTGCCAGAGCTGGCAATCTCCTCCTGGCCCTGCGTCACGTAGAAGAACATAGGCTTGTCAGGTTGTGGCCACTGGAAGTCAAAGCCTTTTTTGACACGATCCGCTGATAAGGAAAGACAGAAGGTGTCACCCACTGAGAAGCTCAGGGGCTCAATCAAGTACAACCACACTGTGGGCAGCCAAGGGCCTGGGTCAACACTATTCAAGACATGGCTGCCTACTGAGTACACGAGGACACTTCCTGTGCTGAGTGGTGACCAAGTGCAGCAGAGCCCAGGAAACACCCAAGAGCCTCCCACACTCGGACAATCACATAGGGAAGAGAAGATCATGGCAGGACCTAGCCAGCAGAGAGGTGGTATCCCCAAATATGGCTGCCTGGATCCACATGGGAGGCCACATAGACACAGCAGCTCTGAGCAGGCTCCTTCCCCGTCACAGCTCATCAAAGGCAGACATTCAAATCCATGCCTAAGCCACTGTGCTGAAGccgtgtttgtgtgtttgagagagggtttcactATGGCCCTGACCTCCCAGAGAGCCTGCCTGTCTGCTTcacaagtcctgggattaaagctgaGAGCCATGCCTAGATGTTTTAACAGTTTGGTGAAAAACACatttatgttgcaaagcaagtcAGATAGCAACCTTTCATTCCACTTCACTCAGGCTTCGTGGAGGACAGTAAGGCCCAGTTGGTTTCTGTACCAACCTCCCATGAAAGCAAATAGCTTTCAAGGGTGTGTGACAGTATACTTATGGCTCACTTGACACCACAGTGTCACTCTGTCTACTGCTCCAGATCCTCTAGGTTGTACCAACAGATACAGTGCAAAGACCCTGAAGAGGTCACTGCCATAAATACTCTTAGGACAGGGCCAGAACTACATTCAAAGGTGACCCTAGTGTCCTTAAATTCCCTGTTCACAGAGCCTCAAATTGCTGCAGGTAAGAGGTGTCATCAGCTGCTGACCTCAGAAGACAAGCTCTCATAATCTACCTGCCTGGTCTCACTTAAACTTGTGATAGGGTGACATCTCAGCCAACCACCATCACAAGGAAAAGGCTGGGAATTCCTGTTGTCGGGGTGGTTGGTTCATTTCTAAGCATGGGGTGCCTAGCCTGGGACTGTTCAGCATAAAGCAACAGCCATGGGAGCAGAGCCAGTGCATGACCTGGCCATGGTGAAAGGTATGACGACCACTGTGGAGCCACCACACACTCCAGCAGCCCTGTGTCTGAGAAGCTGGGGTGAGCAGCACCATGAAGGGCATAGGGTATAACAGTTGGGTTGCGTCCTCATGGCCCTTCCCTATGCCCTTCACAGTGCTGCAACTGTTACCTGCAGTGACGCCATTCTGCAATGAGCCCTCGTAGAAGATGTTGGACGGAAAGGCGCTGAGTGCAGGGTGCATGCGGTATTGCACCTGCAGGCGGATGGGCCGGATGCCCAGCACCACCAAGCGCTCGAAGAGCGATTGTGACAGTCCGGCCTTGGCTGCCTTCTTGCACATCACCACTGGGCCCAGCTGGCAGTGGTCACCGACGAGGATTAGCTGCAGCAAGAAGTCCCTCAAGTTAACCCCTCCATGTTCCTAAGTGCCTACCACAGGGACAGGGGTCACCTCCACCATCTAAAAGCAACAGAACGAGTACCCCAGGGGGGTAGGGGGAGCTGCTCAGTACAGGCTGCCAACACCCCAGGAGGCGCGGGCCTGTGGAACACATGGGACTCAGCCCCCTTCAAAGACCTCTGGCAGGTCTTGTGTCACCCAGCACCACTATCAAGGGCCACATGAGTGACAGGTACCCACCTGCTTGGCCCCAAGGACTACAGGCACCATGCACTCAGGCTCAGTGGCCTGGGTGCTCTCGTCAATGAGGATGGAACGGAACTGCATCTTGGCCAGCCTCGggtcaccagcacccacacatgtGCAGCATATGACATCTGCATTCTGGGGAAGGCACAGACATCAGGGCACATGTGCCTACCTCACCACAGCTAGATGGCTTAGGGTGGGACCTGGGATACCCTGTTCTACACCCACCCAGCACTCTTGAAGTGCGCCCGCACAAGTTGTtctgacagggtcttactgtgttgcCCCAGACTGGCTCTCCACAGACAATTCCCCAACAAGTAAACTAGCCACTTCTCCTGCAGCCCAAGTGTGAACATCCCAGGGACCATGAGCGTCAACTTTCAAATGGTACAGCCTTCTGGAGCACACTCCCCAGCATTGACACAGCTGTGTCTGCCAATAATCTCTGGGACAGTACTGAGCTGGTGGTACTACCCCAAGGCTGAGACTCCAGCTTTGATGGACTGGTTTGTTAGACTGGAGACTGACAGGAGTGGCAGCTATGTTCCTGACTATGGCACAGATCAGGAAGATGAGGTCCCTCCAAGTCTTCAAAAGCAAAGGTACAGACATGCTACCAGGCTTCTGACTCGAACAGACAAGTCTCTCCAGATCCTCTGCCCACAAGGAACAGCCCAAAGGCTCCTGGGCTGGCACTGAGCTCACCATGAGAAGTTCTCTCTCAGCTGTGCGCTTAAGCGCCCGGTACCGCTTCTCATCTGCAGATGACAGCTCGCCTGTCTCATCCTTTAGCTGCTGCAGCTTCTGCAGCTCAGGCatgctacagaaaatgtggtgggAGTCAGCGCCAGCAGCAGGGCGCAGCCTGTACTGAGCCCGAAGCTGGAGATACTCACCTGTCCATGTTCCTGATCTGGTTGTGCAAAGCCAGGAAGGACACTGGGGAGTCAATGGCCTCACGGCTCTTGGCACAGAGGCGTACGACCTTCAGTCCTGTCTGGTGGATCTTCTCTGTGAGCTGGTCCACAGCGATGTTACTTGGAGCACAAACCAGTACAGGCCTGCAGAGAGTGGAATAGGCTGTCAGCATCGCCCAGAGCAGCTCAGCAAGGCCCAGGGAAAAGCTGCACAGCTGTAATAGGCAGGTACAGCCATGCCAAGGCAGAACAAGCAAAGCCTCCTGTCACCTGCCTAGCCACCATCAGCTCAACGGTGACCTCACCCTGTCATCCACATGAGGCACGCCAGAGGGTTGTAGAACACAAAAGGTGCCTGTATTGTAACGCTGTATATATTTTCTGTGTGGCCCCGGCAAGCTATAACAGACCACAAGGCCACACAAGACATTACTACCTCCCACCCACAAGGCTCTTGCTACTACCTACCCATTGCCCTGCCGAGCAAGGTGGTAGACAATAGTGGCTGATGTCACAGTCTTGCCTGTGCCTGGAGGGCCCTGGATGAGGCTGAGTGGTCTCTGCAGCACGGTCTTCACAGCATACACCTGCAAGGACGGAGCATCAGCAAAGCTGCAAAGGCACAGCCCCTACAGACCCTGGCCCTAGGGGCCTAATGGCACCTGAGAGTGGTTGAGGTCAGGGAGCCCCTGAGCTGTGAAGCGCTTTGGCAGCTGGCACTTGATGACCACATCCTCCACCTCGTGGCCCAGCAGCTTGTGGTAAATATACCCTGACACAGAGGTCTCGTCCACAGCGAAGGTCTTCAGTGCACTCTGCATCCTATAAAAACAGCCAGTGTAAAACCCACACGAGCCACAGGTACCAAAGGTGGAGGTGGCCCCCAAGGGTATGGCCCTCACAAACCTATCAAAAGAGGTTGACTTCCACACAAAATCCACTTGGAAGTTGTGGGTCACTTCCACAGGGGCACCCACGCTGCTGCGGAGCTCAATAGCAATCTCATCACCATAATCTGGCAACTGAGTTAAGTCAGTTTCCTGTTCAAAGTCACCTTCTACAGAGCCCCTGACTTCATCACTAGACCGGCTCTCCTTGCCTATCAGGCAAAGGAACTGCTGCAGACAGACTCCAGGCTGTttcactcacacatgtgcatgctcgCACGCGCACTCACTACCATGTCACGGTGTGTATGTCTCacaaagtggaaagagagaagaaattgtATATTAAGAGGAAGAAGTTGTACATATTAGAGCCCTGGGGACAGCCAGGGGTCCTGTTACAGAACCCATCCTCCTAGCAGATATGACAAAGGATACTATCAGGAACCTTGATGACGTGGCCAATCCCCTTCCACAGGGGCGCCAGATCCCCTTTGTACCGCAGACAGATCTCATCACCCTGCATGAGCCGCATGTCTTGCAGGAAGGAGTAGCAGAGTTAGCACTTTCAAGAGGGCGTGGCCTCCACCATGCAGAGTTCACATAAGGGACATGATATGGGGGACTAGGAATTTTATTCTACTTATagtcacaaatattttaaaacttaaaatcacCTCTTAACCAAATTATGACTAAATCCTCATTACCAGAGTCAGTCTTGGGCAAAGTGAAGAAGGCGATTCTCTTCTTGTTAAGGCCCAGGTCCCACCTGACCGTGATGTTATCTTGAGTCTGAACACATGAGAAACATGGGCCGGGTTAGCCCCACACTCATTCACGGGCTGGGCTTCCCAAAGGTCAGAGCCTCTAGGAAGGccatgtctgtgctgtgctgcctTTGGGGTGCAGAGCACAGCATCCACGGCCAGGAACTCCAGCATCTGGGAAAGAAGCAACCAGGACCCCCCAACACCCACTGCCTAAGCCAGTCCCAGCAGCAAGCTTTGTAGAGAGCCTCAGGAGACCCCACACGCCAGGCTCTGTAGGGAGGGAAGGCACTTTGGGGAATTGGTGGCATGGGTCCCATATCCCAGAAATGTTCTTGGAGCTGCAGACAAAGCTGTGAACCAGACACAAGGGTTTTCTCATCTGCATGCCTGGTTTCATCCAGGCTCAAGGCCAGGAAGAGTCCCTGACTCGGGAGATGTTTTGCTAGAGGCCCGGTCTGTTGTGCCACATCACCTGTGACTCCTTCAACTTCTTGTCATAGTCAGCCTCCAGCTTGACCAGTGGCCCGAAGATGTTCTGGTACTGGTAAGCATCCTCGTAACGCAGGAGCACGTGCTGTGGCTCCTCGTCTACGCCTGGCTTCTCCAGGTCCTCCAGAGTGGCTGAAGGATTTTCCTATGGCCAAGAATAGTGCTGTGTTCGTCCTGGCAGCCAGTGATCAAGAGCTCAGAAGCAAGCCAAGGCCTCTCAGCACAAACCCTCGTAGGTGGAGAGTGGCCACTGTGCCGGGGCCTGCGCTGAGCCTACTGTTCTGATGGCCCTGGCATACTCAACACCATTCTAACCCCAATAAACCTGGCAACAGCACCCCCACAGCCCAGCACAATACTCAGGCCCATCTGGAGCCCCAGATTCGGCTGTCAGAGTCTCATGATTCTCCCAGTGAGCCAAGTCCCTCTCTCATATCCTGTAGCAACATACCTCCTCTGGGACCAACTGCCCTCTGTGAGCCTCActgagacagagagcagagaaccTGGGCATACTGAGGTAACTGGAACTTGACCACCCAAGTGCAAAGAGACTAAGCTGGACAAGCTTAGAAGGTTTCTATCCAATACTACTTGGGATTCCTGGTTAGAGGGTGCTCAACTGACACCCCTAGTCACATTTGGAAAACAAGGTCAGAGTCTAAAGCTAGCCAGAACAGAACTCCAACCTAATCTGGAACCCTGACTTGTCATTAGGGATAAGGACAGGTGCTCCTTGGAGTAGGAATCTCATAACAGCCTAACCCAATTACTCAGACCATCCACTATGTCCCCTGCAGAGCCCTAGGtcatgtccccacccccacccccaatatctCCTGCCCAGTGTGAGGCTTGCCACGTTACTTTTCTTTTGTCTATGAGTGGCTCACCTTCCAGAGCTCTTCCAGCTTGTTGATCTGCTGTGCCGTGATCTGCCG
The Mus musculus strain C57BL/6J chromosome 8, GRCm38.p6 C57BL/6J genome window above contains:
- the Gdf1 gene encoding embryonic growth/differentiation factor 1 precursor, producing MLPVCHRFCDHLLLLLLLPSTTLAPAPASMGPAAALLQVLGLPEAPRSVPTHRPVPPVMWRLFRRRDPQEARVGRPLRPCHVEELGVAGNIVRHIPDSGLSSRPAQPARTSGLCPEWTVVFDLSNVEPTERPTRARLELRLEAESEDTGGWELSVALWADAEHPGPELLRVPAPPGVLLRADLLGTAVAANASVPCTVRLALSLHPGATAACGRLAEASLLLVTLDPRLCPLPRLRRHTEPRVEVGPVGTCRTRRLHVSFREVGWHRWVIAPRGFLANFCQGTCALPETLRGPGGPPALNHAVLRALMHAAAPTPGAGSPCCVPERLSPISVLFFDNSDNVVLRHYEDMVVDECGCR
- the Upf1 gene encoding regulator of nonsense transcripts 1 isoform b (isoform b is encoded by transcript variant 2), producing the protein MSVEAYGPSSQTLTFLDTEEAELLGADTQGSEFEFTDFTLPSQTQTPPGGPGGAGGPGGAGAGGAAGQLDAQVGPEGILQNGAVDDSVAKTSQLLAELNFEEDEEDTYYTKDLPVHACSYCGIHDPACVVYCNTSKKWFCNGRGNTSGSHIVNHLVRAKCKEVTLHKDGPLGETVLECYNCGCRNVFLLGFIPAKADSVVVLLCRQPCASQSSLKDINWDSSQWQPLIQDRCFLSWLVKIPSEQEQLRARQITAQQINKLEELWKENPSATLEDLEKPGVDEEPQHVLLRYEDAYQYQNIFGPLVKLEADYDKKLKESQTQDNITVRWDLGLNKKRIAFFTLPKTDSDMRLMQGDEICLRYKGDLAPLWKGIGHVIKVPDNYGDEIAIELRSSVGAPVEVTHNFQVDFVWKSTSFDRMQSALKTFAVDETSVSGYIYHKLLGHEVEDVVIKCQLPKRFTAQGLPDLNHSQVYAVKTVLQRPLSLIQGPPGTGKTVTSATIVYHLARQGNGPVLVCAPSNIAVDQLTEKIHQTGLKVVRLCAKSREAIDSPVSFLALHNQIRNMDSMPELQKLQQLKDETGELSSADEKRYRALKRTAERELLMNADVICCTCVGAGDPRLAKMQFRSILIDESTQATEPECMVPVVLGAKQLILVGDHCQLGPVVMCKKAAKAGLSQSLFERLVVLGIRPIRLQVQYRMHPALSAFPSNIFYEGSLQNGVTAADRVKKGFDFQWPQPDKPMFFYVTQGQEEIASSGTSYLNRTEAANVEKITTKLLKAGAKPDQIGIITPYEGQRSYLVQYMQFSGSLHTKLYQEVEIASVDAFQGREKDFIILSCVRANEHQGIGFLNDPRRLNVALTRARYGVIIVGNPKALSKQPLWNHLLSYYKEQKALVEGPLNNLRESLMQFSKPRKLVNTVNPGARFMTTAMYDAREAIIPGSVYDRSSQGRPSNMYFQTHDQISMISAGPSHVAAMNIPIPFNLVMPPMPPPGYFGQANGPAAGRGTPKTKTGRGGRQKNRFGLPGPSQTTLPNSQASQDVASQPFSQGALTQGYVSMSQPSQMSQPGLSQPELSQDSYLGDEFKSQIDVALSQDSTYQGERAYQHGGVTGLSQY
- the Upf1 gene encoding regulator of nonsense transcripts 1 isoform a (isoform a is encoded by transcript variant 1), with translation MSVEAYGPSSQTLTFLDTEEAELLGADTQGSEFEFTDFTLPSQTQTPPGGPGGAGGPGGAGAGGAAGQLDAQVGPEGILQNGAVDDSVAKTSQLLAELNFEEDEEDTYYTKDLPVHACSYCGIHDPACVVYCNTSKKWFCNGRGNTSGSHIVNHLVRAKCKEVTLHKDGPLGETVLECYNCGCRNVFLLGFIPAKADSVVVLLCRQPCASQSSLKDINWDSSQWQPLIQDRCFLSWLVKIPSEQEQLRARQITAQQINKLEELWKENPSATLEDLEKPGVDEEPQHVLLRYEDAYQYQNIFGPLVKLEADYDKKLKESQTQDNITVRWDLGLNKKRIAFFTLPKTDSGNEDLVIIWLRDMRLMQGDEICLRYKGDLAPLWKGIGHVIKVPDNYGDEIAIELRSSVGAPVEVTHNFQVDFVWKSTSFDRMQSALKTFAVDETSVSGYIYHKLLGHEVEDVVIKCQLPKRFTAQGLPDLNHSQVYAVKTVLQRPLSLIQGPPGTGKTVTSATIVYHLARQGNGPVLVCAPSNIAVDQLTEKIHQTGLKVVRLCAKSREAIDSPVSFLALHNQIRNMDSMPELQKLQQLKDETGELSSADEKRYRALKRTAERELLMNADVICCTCVGAGDPRLAKMQFRSILIDESTQATEPECMVPVVLGAKQLILVGDHCQLGPVVMCKKAAKAGLSQSLFERLVVLGIRPIRLQVQYRMHPALSAFPSNIFYEGSLQNGVTAADRVKKGFDFQWPQPDKPMFFYVTQGQEEIASSGTSYLNRTEAANVEKITTKLLKAGAKPDQIGIITPYEGQRSYLVQYMQFSGSLHTKLYQEVEIASVDAFQGREKDFIILSCVRANEHQGIGFLNDPRRLNVALTRARYGVIIVGNPKALSKQPLWNHLLSYYKEQKALVEGPLNNLRESLMQFSKPRKLVNTVNPGARFMTTAMYDAREAIIPGSVYDRSSQGRPSNMYFQTHDQISMISAGPSHVAAMNIPIPFNLVMPPMPPPGYFGQANGPAAGRGTPKTKTGRGGRQKNRFGLPGPSQTTLPNSQASQDVASQPFSQGALTQGYVSMSQPSQMSQPGLSQPELSQDSYLGDEFKSQIDVALSQDSTYQGERAYQHGGVTGLSQY